CCGAGGAAACCTTGGCGTCCCAGGCCAGGCAGCTGCGTCCCGACCAACTCGACAAGCTGGCCAAGCGGATGGCCTGCCACCTCAATCCCGACGGCGAGTTCTCCGAGCACGATCGTGCCCGCAAGCGCGGCTTCACCTGGAAACCGCAAGGCGCCGACGGGATGAGCGAAGGCACCCTGATCGCCACCCCGGAGCTACGGGCCAACTTCGATGCGTGGCTGGCCAAATTCGCCGCACCCGGGATGGCCAATCCCGCCGATACAAACCCGTGTGTCGAGGCCGAGCCCAGCGAGCAGGCCGCCGCCGACACCCGCACCCCCCGCCAACGCCAGCACGACGCCCTGAATTACCTGGTGGCACGCCAGCTGGGCGATCCCGCCCTGGGCCAGCACCACGGACTGCCCGTGACCGTCGTTGTCTCCACCACGCTGCGCGAACTCACCGACGCAGCCGGGTACGGTGTCACCGCCTCCGGGGTCCAACTGCCCATGCGCGATCTCATCCGGATGGGCCGCAAAGCGTTCCACTACCTCGCCGTTTTCGACGACCACTCCAACCGGCCGCTGTACCTCGGCCGCAGCCGCCGCATCGCCACCGCCGACCAACGGCTGACCCTGTTCGCGGCCGAGCGCGGATGCACGTTCCCCGGCTGCGACGTCAGCGCCGACAAATGCGAGGTCCACCACATCGACGAATGGGCCGCGGGTGGCCGCACCGACGTCGACAGGATGACCCTCGTCTGCGGACCCAACCACAAATTGCTCAACCGCGGCTGGACAACCAGCAAACGGCGCGATAATCGCACCGCCTGGACACCGCCCTCCCACCTCGACCGCAACCAGCCTCGCACCAACTCCTATCACCATCCGGAACGGATGCTGCGCGACAACGACGACGAACGCGCCGGACCGTGAGCACCCCACAGCAATTCCCGGCCCTGGAGCAGAGCTCTAGGCTGGGTGATCGAACATGCCAGCTGCAGCCAACGGAGGTGCTCACGTGAGATCCAGCGAGATCCGGATCCGCGAAGCCAAGCCGAAGGACTACGCGCGGGTAGCGGCGATGCACTACCCGGTGTGGCGGCAGTCGTGGGACGGCATCGTCGCCCCGCACGTGCTGGACATGATCGTCACCCCCAAGATCTGGGTCGAGACCTCCTATCCGACGACCCTGAAGCGTGGTGGTTGGGGCATGTGGATGGCCGAGTCCAGGGGCCAACTGCTCGGGATGATGCTCCTCGGCCCAGACCTGTCCAATCCCAACCTCATTCAGATCGACGCGCTCTATGTGGTGGAGAAAAGTCAACGCGCCGGTGTCGGGAGCGAACTGCTGGGCAAGGCGCTCGAGCAGTATCCGGACAACGACATGATCCTGTGGTGCGCCGAGAAGAACCGCAAGGCACGAGATTTCTACGAAAAGAAGGGGTTCGATGTGGACGACCGCACGTTCAGCTGGAAACCACTGCCCGGCGTGAGCGTGCCGCATGTGGGTTACCGGCTGTATCGATCGGCGCGGACATGACCGCGGACCACATTCGCGTGCAACCCTACGTTCTCGACGTCCCGGAAGCAGACCTCGACGACCTGCGTCGGCGCCTCAGCGCGGCGCGCTGGCCGGCCGAAATCGACGGGGCCGGCTGGGATTACGGCACCGAGCAGACGTTCCTGAGAAAAGTGGTCGAGCATTGGCTGCACCGCTACGACTGGCGGGCCACCGAGGCCGAGGTCAATGCCGCCGGCTCCTTCCGCACCGAAGCGGCAGGTCAACACGTGCATTTTCTGCATGCGAAATCGGATCATCCGCAAGCCGTTCCGCTGGCGATCACGCACGGCTGGCCGGGCTCGGTCGTCGAGTTCCTCGACGTGCTTCCGTTGCTGCGGAAGCGCTTTCATGTGGTGGCCGTATCGATGCCCGGCTACGGGTTCTCCGGGCCCACCCGCGAACGGGGAGTCGACGTAGCCCGCATCGCCGCGGCGGTCGACGACGTGATGGGCCAGCTGGGCTACCAACGTTACGTGGCCCAGGGCGGCGACTGGGGCGCGCTGGTGACCCGCTATCTCGGTGAGCACTACGCGCACCGCGTGGC
The nucleotide sequence above comes from Mycobacterium kiyosense. Encoded proteins:
- a CDS encoding N-acetyltransferase, whose amino-acid sequence is MRSSEIRIREAKPKDYARVAAMHYPVWRQSWDGIVAPHVLDMIVTPKIWVETSYPTTLKRGGWGMWMAESRGQLLGMMLLGPDLSNPNLIQIDALYVVEKSQRAGVGSELLGKALEQYPDNDMILWCAEKNRKARDFYEKKGFDVDDRTFSWKPLPGVSVPHVGYRLYRSART